One stretch of Segatella copri DNA includes these proteins:
- a CDS encoding CidA/LrgA family protein — MKFLIQFLIIIAFSFAGELLHFLLPLPIPASIYGIILLFLALETKLIKVKHIRETSSFLIAIMPVMFIPAAVGLIDSYQDIGNAWFQYIVVTVVSTFVVMGASGWITQLVIRKGKEAKK, encoded by the coding sequence ATGAAGTTTTTAATTCAATTTTTGATAATCATAGCGTTCTCCTTTGCTGGAGAATTGCTCCATTTTTTGCTGCCATTGCCTATTCCGGCAAGCATCTATGGCATCATCCTGCTCTTCCTTGCGCTGGAAACAAAACTGATCAAGGTGAAGCATATCCGCGAAACCAGCAGTTTCCTCATTGCCATCATGCCCGTGATGTTTATTCCGGCTGCCGTAGGACTGATTGATTCTTATCAGGATATCGGTAATGCATGGTTCCAGTATATCGTAGTTACGGTGGTCAGCACCTTCGTCGTGATGGGTGCTTCGGGCTGGATTACGCAGTTGGTAATCAGAAAAGGAAAGGAGGCGAAAAAATGA
- the nrdG gene encoding anaerobic ribonucleoside-triphosphate reductase activating protein → MISVLSIVHDTMVDGPGFRTSIYCAGCPNHCPGCHNPQSWDISHGTMTSTDELMKEIMSDPFANVTFSGGDPMFQAKGFAELARAIREQSSKSIWCFTGYLFENLVKNPEQLELLRQIDVLVDGPFVQALRDEDLFFRGSSNQRIINVQKSLKEGRVIELNLTTENPNPVL, encoded by the coding sequence ATGATCAGCGTATTAAGCATCGTACATGATACGATGGTAGACGGTCCGGGCTTCCGCACATCCATTTATTGTGCGGGATGCCCCAACCATTGTCCGGGCTGCCATAATCCGCAGTCGTGGGACATCAGCCACGGCACGATGACCTCTACCGACGAGCTGATGAAGGAAATCATGAGCGACCCCTTCGCCAACGTCACCTTCTCGGGCGGCGACCCTATGTTTCAGGCAAAGGGCTTTGCCGAGCTGGCGCGCGCCATCAGGGAGCAGAGCAGCAAGAGCATCTGGTGCTTTACGGGCTATCTCTTCGAAAACCTCGTGAAGAATCCCGAGCAGCTGGAACTCCTCCGTCAAATCGATGTATTGGTAGACGGCCCCTTCGTACAGGCATTGCGCGATGAAGACCTCTTCTTCAGGGGCAGCAGCAACCAGCGCATCATCAACGTGCAGAAGTCGCTGAAAGAAGGAAGAGTGATAGAACTCAATCTTACAACAGAAAACCCGAATCCGGTATTGTAA
- a CDS encoding cytidine deaminase translates to MKEQNLNIRYMVAQLSELSQQEQELVNRAKAATSNAYANYSHFYVGAALLLGDGRIVIGANQENAAFPSGLCAERSAIFGAQSNYPDQPILTLAIAARNGNGFLKSPISPCGACRQVILEMEDRYQRPVRILLYGENGTYCFDSIKDLLPFCFVDSNMKE, encoded by the coding sequence ATGAAAGAGCAAAACCTAAACATCAGATACATGGTGGCTCAGCTCTCAGAGTTGAGCCAGCAGGAGCAGGAGCTCGTAAACAGGGCGAAGGCTGCCACCAGCAATGCGTATGCTAACTACAGCCACTTCTATGTGGGAGCAGCCCTGCTCTTGGGCGACGGCAGAATAGTGATTGGAGCCAACCAGGAGAACGCCGCCTTCCCGTCGGGACTCTGTGCCGAGCGCAGCGCCATCTTCGGTGCCCAGAGCAACTATCCCGACCAGCCTATCCTGACGCTCGCCATAGCTGCGAGAAACGGGAACGGCTTCCTCAAGTCGCCTATCTCGCCATGCGGAGCCTGCCGCCAGGTGATTCTGGAGATGGAAGACCGCTACCAGCGCCCCGTACGCATCCTGCTTTATGGCGAGAACGGAACCTACTGCTTCGACAGCATCAAAGACCTTCTCCCCTTCTGCTTCGTAGATTCGAACATGAAGGAATAA
- a CDS encoding right-handed parallel beta-helix repeat-containing protein: MKRKKGFLYIMGVGMAMSALLASCADDESFSTSRGDVLSFSVDTLKMDTTFSNVPTPTRSFWVYNRTGKALRCQSVRLENGNQKGYRVNVDGSYLGTEAGFQTQNVEIRKGDSIRVFVELTSAMQNSEEPQLVSDNLVFALESGVEQKVNLRAFSWDAMKLNSLEVKEDKLLESTLPVVVYGGIRVDSAATLTIAPGTQLYFHENAGLQVFGSLKIEGEKDREVVMRGDRLDHMFDYLPYDRTPGQWQGIRLMSSAHDCRISFADIHSAYDAVMIEAGDATKQKLLIENATIHNSQGYGVRVDSAKVQIYNSQITNCLKHPLYVEGGDVEVNGCTIAQFYPFDGRRESAIGFASPLPRFEVKNSLVTGYHDDEVVWEAPKEEDAFNFLFDHCVLRTEKLETDDSLKFTHVVYEDIKDTTVFAEKHFRLFDTDNLKYDFHLRKKSAAIGKADAETLPATDRDGLPRKKEQPAAGCFEYREE; encoded by the coding sequence ATGAAACGGAAAAAGGGATTTTTGTATATAATGGGTGTAGGGATGGCGATGAGCGCCCTGCTTGCCAGTTGTGCCGACGATGAGAGTTTCTCAACGTCGAGGGGAGATGTGCTCTCGTTTTCGGTAGATACGCTGAAGATGGACACCACCTTCTCGAATGTGCCTACGCCTACCCGAAGCTTCTGGGTTTACAACCGTACGGGCAAGGCTCTGCGCTGCCAGTCGGTGCGTCTGGAAAATGGTAACCAGAAGGGCTACCGGGTGAATGTTGACGGCTCTTATCTGGGCACCGAAGCGGGATTCCAGACGCAGAATGTGGAGATCAGGAAGGGTGACAGCATACGTGTGTTCGTAGAACTGACTTCGGCGATGCAGAACAGCGAAGAGCCGCAGCTGGTGAGCGACAACCTGGTGTTTGCGCTGGAAAGTGGCGTGGAGCAGAAGGTGAACCTGAGGGCGTTTTCATGGGATGCGATGAAACTCAATTCGCTCGAGGTGAAGGAAGACAAGCTTCTGGAGAGCACGCTGCCGGTTGTGGTTTATGGCGGCATCAGGGTTGATTCGGCTGCTACGCTGACCATTGCTCCGGGCACCCAACTCTATTTCCACGAGAATGCGGGCTTGCAGGTGTTCGGGTCGCTGAAGATTGAGGGCGAAAAGGACAGGGAAGTGGTGATGCGGGGCGACCGCTTGGACCACATGTTCGATTATCTGCCTTATGACCGCACACCGGGACAATGGCAGGGAATCAGACTGATGTCTTCGGCTCATGACTGCAGGATTTCGTTTGCTGATATTCATAGTGCCTACGATGCTGTGATGATAGAAGCGGGCGATGCTACGAAACAGAAACTGCTCATCGAGAACGCTACGATTCATAACAGTCAGGGCTACGGTGTGAGGGTTGATTCTGCCAAGGTGCAGATTTATAACTCGCAGATAACCAACTGCTTGAAACATCCGCTCTATGTTGAGGGTGGCGATGTTGAGGTAAACGGCTGCACCATAGCCCAGTTCTATCCGTTTGACGGGCGCCGCGAGTCGGCCATCGGTTTTGCCTCTCCGCTGCCTCGTTTCGAGGTGAAAAATTCGCTCGTAACGGGCTATCATGATGATGAGGTGGTCTGGGAGGCTCCGAAAGAGGAGGATGCCTTCAATTTCCTCTTCGACCATTGTGTGTTGCGCACGGAGAAGCTGGAGACGGACGACAGTCTGAAGTTCACCCATGTGGTTTATGAGGACATCAAGGATACGACGGTGTTTGCCGAGAAGCATTTCCGCCTTTTCGACACCGACAATCTGAAGTATGATTTCCATCTGCGCAAGAAGTCGGCAGCAATAGGTAAGGCAGATGCCGAAACCCTGCCTGCAACCGACCGTGATGGTTTGCCGAGAAAGAAAGAGCAGCCTGCCGCAGGATGCTTTGAGTATAGGGAGGAATAA
- a CDS encoding LrgB family protein, giving the protein MNQLFQDSVFFGVLISLAAYGIGMLLKLKTGWSLMNPLLISIILVIITLLLTGVDYKTYSAGANSISYLLTPATICLAVPLYQQVELLKKNYRAVLIGIVSGVLASLCSVLILALIFHFDHASYVTFLPKSITTAIGIGVSEELGGHVSVSVVVIIVTGVLGNIFAEKFLKLLSIKEPIAKGIAIGCSAHALGTAKAMEMGTIEGAMSSLSIVVCGVMTVVGSSIFALFM; this is encoded by the coding sequence ATGAACCAGTTGTTCCAGGATTCGGTTTTCTTCGGCGTTCTCATCAGTCTGGCTGCCTACGGCATAGGCATGCTGCTGAAGCTGAAGACGGGATGGTCGCTGATGAACCCGCTGCTCATCTCCATCATCCTCGTCATCATCACGCTCCTGCTGACGGGCGTAGATTACAAAACCTATTCGGCGGGCGCCAACAGTATCAGCTATCTGCTCACACCAGCCACCATCTGTCTGGCTGTGCCGCTTTATCAGCAGGTTGAGCTTCTGAAGAAGAATTATCGGGCTGTGCTGATAGGCATCGTTTCGGGCGTGCTGGCGAGTCTCTGCTCCGTGCTCATTCTCGCCCTCATCTTCCATTTCGACCATGCGTCCTACGTTACCTTCCTGCCTAAGAGCATCACTACCGCCATCGGTATCGGCGTTTCTGAGGAGTTGGGCGGTCATGTTTCGGTTTCGGTGGTTGTCATCATCGTAACGGGTGTGCTGGGCAACATCTTTGCCGAGAAGTTCCTGAAGCTTCTCTCCATCAAGGAGCCTATTGCCAAAGGTATCGCCATCGGCTGTTCTGCCCATGCGCTGGGTACGGCAAAGGCGATGGAAATGGGTACCATAGAGGGAGCCATGAGCAGTCTGAGCATCGTGGTTTGCGGTGTGATGACGGTTGTTGGCTCATCCATCTTTGCTCTGTTTATGTAG
- a CDS encoding 2-amino-4-hydroxy-6-hydroxymethyldihydropteridine diphosphokinase translates to MRTRTKVIIAIGSNRNQEENVLKAHEHLRWMFKNCLFGPRMWTEPIGLENSDKFLNQVMMGETICSKKSVLAALRCVEQGCGRKIRGPYRKVDVPLDLDLLLYGDEKLHESEWERDYIQSSISYLEEKDAKR, encoded by the coding sequence ATGAGAACTCGTACAAAAGTAATTATAGCTATCGGCTCTAACAGAAATCAGGAGGAGAATGTGTTGAAGGCACATGAACATCTGAGATGGATGTTCAAGAACTGCCTCTTCGGTCCGCGCATGTGGACTGAGCCTATCGGACTGGAGAATTCAGACAAGTTTCTGAATCAGGTGATGATGGGGGAGACCATCTGCTCTAAGAAGTCTGTGCTTGCTGCGCTGCGGTGTGTGGAGCAGGGATGCGGACGCAAAATCCGTGGCCCTTATCGTAAGGTAGATGTTCCGCTGGATCTCGACCTTCTGCTCTATGGCGATGAGAAATTGCACGAGAGCGAGTGGGAGCGTGATTATATTCAGAGTTCTATCAGCTACCTCGAAGAAAAGGATGCTAAGAGATAA
- a CDS encoding anaerobic ribonucleoside triphosphate reductase, producing MIQTVVKRDGRIVGFNEQKIMAAIRKAMLHTDKGEDTTLIEQITDHISYRGKSQMSVEAIQDAIEMELMKSARKDVAQKYIAYRNQRNIARKAKTRDVFMSIVNAKNNDITRENANMNADTPAGMMMKFASETTKPFVDDYLLSEDVRDAVMHNYIHIHDKDYYPTKSLTCVQHPLDVILNHGFTAGHGSSRPAKRIETAAVLACISLETCQNEMHGGQAIPAFDFYLAPYVRMSYQEEVKNLEKLTGEDLSNLYDAPIDDYIEKPLDGLQGRERLEQHAINKTVNRVHQAMEAFIHNMNTIHSRGGNQVVFSSINYGTDTSAEGRCIMREILQSTYQGVGNGETAIFPIQIWKKKRGVNYLPEDRNYDLYKLACKVTARRFFPNFLNLDATFNQNEKWRADDPERYKWEIATMGCRTRVFEDRWGEKTSIARGNLSFSTINIVKLAIECMGIEDEKQRIDMFFAKLDNILDITAKQLDERFQFQKTAMAKQFPLLMKYLWVGAENLKPEETIESVINHGTLGIGFIGLAECLVALIGKHHGESEKAQELGLKIVTYMRDRANEFSEQYHHNYSILATPAEGLSGKFTKKDRKQFGVIPGVTDRDYYTNSNHVPVYYKCTALKKAQVEAPYHDLTRGGHIFYVEIDGDATHNPSVIESVVDMMDKYNMGYGSVNHNRNRCLDCGYENADAHLEVCPKCGSHHIDKLQRITGYLVGTTDRWNSGKLAELHDRVTHIGGEK from the coding sequence ATGATCCAGACAGTAGTAAAGCGTGACGGACGCATCGTTGGATTCAACGAACAGAAAATCATGGCAGCCATTCGCAAGGCCATGTTGCATACCGACAAGGGTGAAGATACCACTCTTATCGAGCAGATAACCGACCACATCTCTTATCGCGGCAAGAGCCAGATGAGCGTTGAGGCCATTCAGGACGCCATCGAGATGGAGCTCATGAAGAGTGCCCGCAAAGATGTTGCCCAGAAGTATATCGCATACCGCAACCAGCGTAACATCGCCCGCAAGGCGAAGACACGCGACGTATTCATGAGCATCGTCAATGCCAAGAACAACGACATTACCCGTGAAAACGCCAACATGAATGCCGACACACCAGCCGGCATGATGATGAAGTTCGCTTCAGAAACCACTAAACCATTCGTCGACGACTACCTCCTCTCTGAGGATGTACGCGACGCCGTCATGCACAACTATATACATATTCACGATAAGGACTATTACCCAACCAAGAGTCTCACCTGCGTGCAGCATCCGCTCGACGTGATTCTGAACCACGGATTCACAGCCGGACACGGTTCAAGCCGTCCTGCCAAGCGCATCGAGACCGCAGCCGTGCTGGCTTGTATCTCTCTCGAGACCTGCCAGAACGAGATGCACGGCGGTCAGGCCATCCCAGCCTTCGACTTCTATCTGGCTCCATACGTACGCATGTCGTACCAGGAAGAGGTGAAGAACCTGGAGAAGCTGACAGGCGAAGACCTGAGCAACCTCTATGATGCACCTATCGACGACTACATAGAGAAGCCGCTCGACGGACTGCAGGGCCGCGAACGCCTGGAGCAGCACGCTATCAACAAGACCGTGAACCGCGTGCATCAGGCAATGGAGGCATTCATCCACAACATGAACACCATCCACAGCCGCGGCGGTAACCAGGTAGTATTCTCAAGCATCAACTACGGTACCGATACCAGCGCCGAGGGCCGCTGCATCATGCGCGAAATCCTGCAGAGCACCTATCAGGGCGTAGGCAATGGCGAAACAGCCATCTTCCCTATCCAGATATGGAAGAAGAAGAGAGGCGTAAACTATCTGCCTGAGGACAGAAACTACGACCTCTACAAGCTGGCTTGCAAGGTAACAGCCCGCCGTTTCTTCCCTAACTTCCTGAACCTCGACGCCACCTTCAACCAGAACGAGAAGTGGCGTGCTGATGATCCGGAGCGCTACAAGTGGGAGATTGCAACCATGGGCTGCCGTACCCGCGTGTTCGAAGACCGCTGGGGCGAGAAGACCAGCATCGCCCGCGGTAACCTGAGCTTCTCTACCATCAACATCGTGAAGCTCGCCATCGAGTGCATGGGCATCGAAGACGAAAAGCAGCGCATCGACATGTTCTTTGCCAAGCTCGACAATATCCTCGACATCACAGCCAAGCAGCTCGACGAGCGCTTCCAGTTCCAGAAGACGGCAATGGCCAAGCAGTTCCCTCTGCTCATGAAGTATCTCTGGGTAGGCGCAGAAAACCTGAAGCCGGAAGAGACCATCGAGAGCGTCATCAACCACGGAACCCTGGGTATCGGCTTCATCGGATTGGCAGAATGCCTGGTTGCCCTCATCGGCAAGCACCACGGCGAGAGCGAGAAGGCACAGGAACTGGGACTGAAGATTGTTACCTACATGCGCGACCGTGCCAACGAGTTCAGCGAGCAGTATCATCACAACTACTCTATCCTGGCTACTCCAGCCGAGGGATTGAGCGGTAAGTTCACTAAGAAGGACAGAAAGCAGTTTGGCGTCATCCCTGGCGTTACAGACCGCGACTATTATACCAACTCTAACCACGTGCCTGTATACTATAAGTGTACAGCCCTGAAGAAGGCACAGGTCGAGGCTCCATACCACGACCTGACCCGTGGCGGCCACATCTTCTATGTAGAGATTGACGGCGATGCTACCCACAACCCTTCTGTTATCGAGAGCGTGGTAGACATGATGGATAAGTACAACATGGGTTACGGCTCAGTAAACCACAACCGCAACCGCTGTCTCGACTGCGGCTACGAGAATGCTGACGCCCACCTCGAGGTTTGTCCTAAGTGCGGCAGCCACCACATCGACAAGCTGCAGCGCATCACCGGTTATCTGGTAGGTACTACAGACCGTTGGAACAGCGGCAAGCTTGCCGAGCTCCACGACCGAGTAACCCATATCGGAGGGGAAAAGTAA
- a CDS encoding M64 family metallopeptidase → MKRMILSLATMAMLMAPGTIKAQNFDDYFTDKTLRVDYTFAGNQKQQMIAVDELNVMPRWYGKRQRLAELPVEGNGQITVRDHRSGKIIYRNSFSTLFQEWLSYPEAEKNTQSFENVFLVPMPKDTVDITLDLRNNRREITTTLTHQVAPKDILIHQKGNKPTPYVTLQQAADTTRCIHIAYVAEGYTDAEMPVFLKDAQEATEAIFAHEPFKSMRDRFNIVAVKSPSKQSGPSIPAQGIWHETALSSHFDTFYSDRYLTTLHLKDLHNWLAGTPYEHIIVLVNSDKYGGGGILNSYNLTTCHQKWFKPVVVHEFGHSFAGLADEYAYEQEQIPMYPHDVEPWEKNITTLADFHGKWENMIDKKTKIPTPLSKKEKEAVSKVGVFEGAGYSLKGVYRGVQDCRMRINETPEFCAVCKKALQDIIDFYTK, encoded by the coding sequence ATGAAGAGAATGATATTATCCCTCGCCACCATGGCGATGCTGATGGCGCCCGGCACCATAAAGGCGCAAAACTTTGACGACTATTTCACAGACAAGACACTGCGGGTAGACTATACCTTTGCCGGCAACCAGAAGCAGCAGATGATAGCCGTAGACGAACTCAACGTAATGCCACGCTGGTACGGCAAACGGCAGCGACTGGCCGAACTCCCGGTAGAGGGCAACGGGCAGATAACCGTACGCGACCACCGCTCGGGCAAAATCATCTACCGCAACTCCTTCTCCACCCTCTTCCAGGAATGGCTCTCCTATCCAGAGGCAGAGAAGAACACGCAGAGTTTCGAGAACGTATTCCTCGTTCCGATGCCGAAAGATACCGTAGACATCACCCTCGACCTGCGCAACAACCGCCGCGAGATAACCACCACACTCACCCACCAGGTAGCGCCGAAAGACATTCTGATTCATCAGAAAGGCAACAAGCCTACACCATACGTCACCCTACAGCAGGCTGCCGACACCACCCGATGCATCCACATCGCATACGTGGCTGAAGGCTATACCGATGCAGAGATGCCTGTCTTCCTGAAAGATGCGCAGGAGGCTACAGAGGCCATCTTCGCCCACGAACCCTTCAAGAGCATGAGAGACCGCTTCAACATCGTAGCCGTAAAATCGCCATCCAAGCAGAGCGGACCTAGCATCCCAGCCCAGGGCATCTGGCACGAAACCGCCCTCAGCTCTCATTTCGACACCTTCTACAGCGACCGCTACCTTACCACCCTGCATCTCAAAGACCTGCACAACTGGCTGGCAGGTACCCCTTACGAGCACATCATCGTGCTGGTAAATTCGGATAAGTATGGCGGTGGCGGCATCCTCAATTCATACAATCTCACCACCTGCCACCAGAAATGGTTCAAGCCGGTAGTGGTGCATGAGTTTGGCCATTCCTTTGCCGGACTTGCCGATGAATACGCCTACGAGCAGGAGCAGATACCGATGTATCCTCACGATGTAGAGCCTTGGGAGAAGAACATCACTACCCTTGCCGATTTCCACGGCAAATGGGAGAACATGATAGACAAGAAGACCAAGATTCCTACTCCGCTCTCAAAGAAAGAGAAGGAGGCGGTGAGCAAGGTGGGTGTCTTCGAAGGTGCCGGATACAGCTTGAAGGGCGTTTACCGCGGTGTGCAGGACTGCCGTATGCGCATCAACGAAACGCCGGAATTCTGTGCAGTATGCAAGAAGGCGCTGCAGGACATCATCGACTTCTACACGAAATAA
- a CDS encoding glucosaminidase domain-containing protein, with protein sequence MNHLKANILGLALLCCLPMGAQLKWNQAYQTYINQYKDLAIEQMLRYRIPASITLAQGLFESAAGRSDLVRQGNNHFGIKCHNWTGPTQYHDDDARGECFRVYQDARDSYEDHSKFLARQPRYARLFELSQHDYKGWARGLKACGYATNPQYASKLIQIIELYKLNQYDKAKRYDRFMATHSGTDQPVNAEGLLHPIHIFNKNYYLYAREGDTFKSIGKEVGISWRKLARYNERNKHAVLHKGDIIYLKKKRSKAPKQYKKRPHVIQPGESMYTISQKYGIRLEKLYKMNHLDPNIPVSVGTRLRVR encoded by the coding sequence ATGAATCATCTAAAAGCAAACATTTTAGGGCTCGCTCTGCTCTGCTGCCTCCCGATGGGCGCACAGCTGAAGTGGAACCAGGCCTATCAGACATATATCAACCAGTATAAGGATCTTGCCATCGAGCAGATGCTCCGTTACCGCATTCCAGCCAGCATCACCCTAGCACAGGGACTGTTTGAGAGTGCGGCAGGAAGGAGCGACCTCGTACGCCAGGGCAACAACCACTTCGGCATAAAATGTCACAACTGGACGGGGCCTACCCAGTACCACGACGATGATGCCCGGGGCGAATGCTTCCGCGTATACCAGGACGCAAGAGACAGCTACGAAGACCACAGCAAGTTTCTGGCACGCCAGCCACGCTACGCACGCCTCTTCGAACTCTCGCAGCACGACTACAAGGGATGGGCTCGCGGACTGAAAGCCTGCGGCTATGCCACCAACCCGCAGTATGCCAGCAAGCTGATACAGATCATAGAGCTCTACAAGCTCAACCAGTATGACAAGGCCAAGCGCTACGACCGCTTCATGGCTACCCACAGCGGTACCGACCAGCCTGTAAACGCCGAAGGATTGCTGCACCCTATCCATATCTTCAACAAGAATTACTATCTCTATGCCCGCGAAGGCGACACCTTCAAGAGCATAGGCAAGGAGGTAGGCATCAGCTGGCGCAAACTGGCTCGCTACAACGAGCGCAACAAGCACGCCGTGCTGCACAAGGGCGACATCATCTATCTGAAGAAGAAACGCTCCAAGGCACCTAAGCAGTATAAGAAGCGTCCTCACGTGATACAGCCGGGCGAAAGCATGTACACCATCTCGCAGAAGTATGGCATCCGACTGGAGAAACTCTACAAGATGAACCATCTCGACCCTAACATCCCGGTAAGCGTAGGAACACGACTGAGGGTGAGATAA
- the coaW gene encoding type II pantothenate kinase, translated as MKKIVIGIDVGISTTKIVGIDESGVVVSPIRIKATDPITSLYGAFGKYLHDNKIALSDVEQVMLTGVGSAYIDEPIYGLPTSKSEEFVADGLGARYESKLDRMIVVSMGTGTSLVKCDDNEIRHIGGIGIGGGTLAGLSRIMLKTDDIKQIINLAKDGDVSKINLLIGDISAKPLPGLPMNATASLFSNAKANASREDIAMGLIWMVLQSIGSATILSSLESGIKDFVLIGNLTLLPQCREVFPAMEKLYGVRFRIPKYSEFCTAIGAALDYKRQAK; from the coding sequence ATGAAAAAGATTGTTATAGGAATCGACGTAGGCATCTCTACGACCAAGATTGTGGGCATCGATGAAAGCGGCGTGGTGGTAAGCCCTATCCGCATCAAGGCCACCGACCCTATCACCTCGCTCTACGGAGCCTTCGGCAAGTATCTTCACGACAACAAGATTGCGCTGAGCGATGTAGAACAGGTGATGCTTACAGGCGTAGGTTCAGCCTATATCGACGAGCCCATCTACGGACTGCCTACCTCGAAGAGCGAGGAGTTCGTGGCCGACGGACTGGGCGCCCGATACGAGAGCAAGCTCGACCGCATGATCGTGGTGAGCATGGGAACCGGAACATCGCTCGTAAAATGCGATGACAACGAGATAAGGCACATCGGAGGCATCGGCATAGGCGGCGGAACCCTGGCAGGACTGAGCCGCATCATGCTCAAGACCGACGACATCAAGCAGATCATCAACCTCGCCAAGGACGGCGACGTGAGCAAGATTAACCTGCTGATAGGCGACATCAGCGCCAAGCCTCTGCCCGGACTCCCGATGAACGCCACCGCATCGCTCTTCAGCAACGCCAAGGCCAACGCCTCGCGCGAAGACATCGCCATGGGACTCATCTGGATGGTGCTGCAGTCGATAGGTTCGGCTACCATCCTTTCATCGCTCGAATCGGGCATCAAGGATTTCGTGCTCATCGGCAACCTCACCCTGCTGCCGCAATGCCGCGAGGTGTTCCCAGCCATGGAGAAACTCTACGGAGTGAGGTTCAGAATACCGAAATACTCGGAATTCTGCACCGCCATCGGAGCTGCGCTCGACTATAAGCGACAAGCAAAATAA
- a CDS encoding IS110 family transposase — MQIYGIDLAKEKFDVSFFDLTSKKVSNHPSHKVVKNNFKSIGRFLETLPSDAVLVAEHTGVYGDTLLKCCMDSNVKIAFVGGYVIHRYRATPDRAKTDVLDCALLRDFGERYPDKLKYKTFPEEALYELRQLARHREMLVEQRKQLITADKSEDCRPIRSLTVKRSMDRIKEMLDTEIAETEKEMLKVINGHESIRHNYELVKSVDGVGLITAVELLVKTENFTKITTARQYAAYAGTAPYEKSSGKMDKGAHISKIGNRRSKTLLYICAESARLHNKEIKLYYERRTLIDKKPRHYVLNAIANKLLRIIFTLVEKGEYYDANFIRQDPRVVKYN, encoded by the coding sequence ATGCAAATATACGGAATAGATTTGGCAAAAGAGAAATTTGACGTAAGTTTTTTCGACTTGACATCAAAAAAAGTATCAAACCACCCTTCACATAAGGTTGTAAAGAACAATTTTAAGAGTATCGGAAGGTTTTTAGAAACCCTTCCAAGCGATGCTGTATTGGTTGCTGAGCATACCGGAGTTTATGGTGATACTCTCTTGAAGTGCTGCATGGATAGCAATGTGAAGATTGCCTTTGTGGGTGGATATGTCATCCATAGATACAGAGCTACCCCTGACCGTGCCAAGACGGATGTCCTGGATTGTGCACTGCTCAGAGATTTTGGAGAGAGATATCCTGATAAGCTGAAATACAAGACGTTTCCAGAAGAGGCTCTATATGAGCTTCGTCAATTGGCACGCCACCGGGAAATGCTTGTAGAACAGCGTAAGCAGCTAATAACAGCCGACAAGAGCGAGGATTGTCGTCCTATCAGAAGTCTTACCGTCAAGCGAAGCATGGACCGCATCAAAGAGATGTTGGACACGGAAATTGCAGAGACGGAAAAAGAAATGTTGAAAGTCATAAATGGACATGAGAGCATTCGCCACAACTATGAGCTTGTTAAAAGTGTCGATGGAGTTGGGCTGATTACCGCAGTAGAACTATTGGTAAAAACAGAGAATTTCACAAAAATAACTACAGCGCGCCAATATGCTGCTTATGCAGGAACTGCGCCATACGAAAAATCATCGGGGAAAATGGACAAGGGAGCACATATATCCAAGATTGGTAATAGACGGTCAAAGACCTTGTTGTACATCTGCGCAGAAAGCGCCAGATTGCACAACAAGGAGATTAAACTGTATTACGAGAGACGTACTTTAATAGATAAAAAGCCGCGTCATTATGTACTAAATGCCATAGCAAACAAGTTGCTAAGGATCATATTCACCCTCGTGGAAAAAGGTGAATACTATGACGCAAACTTCATTAGGCAAGACCCAAGGGTCGTTAAATATAATTAA